The proteins below come from a single Candida albicans SC5314 chromosome 7, complete sequence genomic window:
- a CDS encoding uncharacterized protein (Ortholog(s) have GTPase activator activity, role in positive regulation of GTPase activity, positive regulation of TORC1 signaling and Lst4-Lst7 complex, cytosol, nucleus, vacuolar membrane localization) gives MVCLAHFCELHGPSVIACTQIIDERSVKENSLSANSRSASCLSCQFILPDSTANLVTKLTKDNEKKPANLHKSASPIPTLTPTSTPTPTDLILEKVSISTHYPSSQKRYSALTKLVMKSLSVETMSDLSKPMFYGDAINGYCINQIFKVEDLNARGGERKYSLMVISDNESELLMRWEIVSIYFNVVIELIQKKVAKANQVKQSESNNSSNNFGDGDSSTNKMFDNERYLRRSLIKPKSLTELTNDNEIFVRIHLCVTEMLKDILG, from the coding sequence ATGGTTTGCTTGGCTCACTTTTGTGAATTGCATGGGCCTAGTGTTATAGCTTGTACTCAAATTATAGACGAACGATCGGTGAAAGAAAATCTGCTTCTGGCAAATTCCCGACTGGCTAGTTGTTTGTCATGTCAATTTATTCTACCTGACTCCACTGCAAATTTAGTTACAAAACTAACCAAAGACAATGAGAAAAAACCTGCAAATCTCCATAAATCAGCTTCACCCATACCTACACTTACACCCACATCAACTCCAACTCCAACTGATTTGATACTTGAAAAAGTCAGCATATCGACCCATTACCCGTCCTCTCAAAAACGGTATTCGGCATTGACAAAGTTGGTTATGAAATCGCTATCAGTGGAAACAATGTCTGACTTGTCAAAGCCAATGTTTTATGGAGATGCAATCAATGGATATTGTATTAATCAGATATTCAAAGTTGAAGATTTGAATGCAAGGGGAGGCGAGAGGAAATATTCACTAATGGTGATCAGCGACAATGAATCAGAACTTTTGATGCGTTGGGAAATTGTTAGTATTTATTTCAATGTggttattgaattgattcaaaagaAAGTTGCAAAGGCAAATCAAGTTAAGCAAAGCGAAAGTAACAATAGTAGCAATAATtttggtgatggtgattCGAGTACTAACAAGATGTTTGATAACGAGAGATATTTACGTAGATCATTGATCAAACCGAAATCGCTAACTGAATTAACCAATGATAATGAGATATTTGTTAGAATACACTTGTGTGTTACAGAAATGTTAAAGGATATACTTGGGTAA
- a CDS encoding uncharacterized protein (Putative curved DNA-binding protein orthologous to S. pombe Cdb4; stationary phase enriched protein; rat catheter and Spider biofilm repressed) → MSSTDKKTPAPDYSIKNSDVVSKYKTAGEISNKVIAQVKALAVDGATTYDLCTKGDELMNEELSKIYNSKKTKNTPKGIAFPTCVNPNHIPAHLAPVNAEDEANITLHNGDVVNIMLGIQIDGFPSIVAETLVIGASKESPVTDKRADLLNAAWTASEAALRTFKPSNRNWDVTNVVSKVAKEYETVPLENMLSHNQERLVLYGPKEIILNPSKQNKNSMETHRFEENEVYGLDILISTSADGKTKPSNFRTSMYKLTGETYALKMKMSHKILTEFKAKCNNQPFPYNIRNLEDPKKSRGGLAEPVNHKILLPYDVVVEKEGEYVAQFFTTFGITKHGIVKYTSPEFDADFYKSDKSIKDEEILKTLEEPLNTKPVKKKGTTATEQN, encoded by the exons atGTCTTCCACTGATAAAA AAACCCCAGCCCCAGATTATTCTATTAAGAACTCCGATGTTGTATCCAAGTATAAAACAGCTGGGGAGATCTCAAACAAAGTTATTGCCCAAGTCAAGGCATTGGCAGTCGATGGAGCAACTACCTACGACCTTTGTACCAAAGGTGACGAATTGATGAATGAAGAGTTATCCAAGATTTacaattccaaaaaaaccaaaaacacTCCAAAGGGGATTGCCTTTCCAACTTGTGTAAACCCAAACCACATCCCTGCTCATTTGGCTCCTGTTAATGCTGAAGACGAGGCCAACATTACTTTACACAATGGTGATGTTGTAAATATCATGTTGggaattcaaattgatgGATTTCCATCAATTGTTGCTGAAACTTTAGTGATTGGTGCCTCTAAGGAATCTCCAGTCACCGATAAAAGAGCAGACTTATTGAACGCTGCCTGGACAGCATCTGAAGCCGCTTTAAGAACTTTTAAACCAAGCAATAGAAACTGGGACGTCACAAATGTTGTTTCCAAAGTCGCTAAGGAATACGAGACCGTCCCATTGGAAAATATGTTATCTCACAATCAAGAAAGATTGGTTTTATATGGACCAAAAGAGATCATTCTTAATCCTTCCAAGCAAAACAAGAACTCAATGGAAACCCATagatttgaagaaaacGAAGTTTACGGATTAGATATCTTAATTTCGACTTCTGCTGATGGTAAAACAAAGCCTTCCAATTTCAGAACTTCTATGTATAAATTGACTGGTGAAACTTACGCattaaagatgaagatgtcTCATAAGATCTTGACTGAATTCAAAGCTAAATGTAACAATCAACCTTTCCCATACAATATCCGTAATTTGGAAGACCCAAAGAAGTCCAGAGGTGGTTTAGCTGAACCAGTTAATCATAAAATCTTATTGCCTTAcgatgttgttgttgaaaaggAAGGAGAATACGTTGCTCAATTCTTCACCACTTTTGGAATAACCAAACACGGAATTGTTAAATATACCAGTCCTGAGTTTGATGCCGATTTTTACAAATCAGACAAGCTGATTAAAGACGAagagattttgaaaacctTGGAAGAACCTTTGAATACAAAACCAGTTAAAAAGAAGGGTACTACTGCCACTGAGCAAAATTAG